A window of Candidatus Pantoea floridensis contains these coding sequences:
- a CDS encoding TetR/AcrR family transcriptional regulator: MLIERSPKAREIILHTRQLLTSGGYNSFSYADIAELVQIQKASIHHHFPSKVELVQAVVAEYREEARMGMAALEQNLNDPLLELQAYIDYWSACISEGTSPFCICVMLSVELPKLPREISSEVSGHFSDLADWLTALLRKGEISGIFQLDEAPEIQAKSVMATVHGAMLAARALENTALFQEIVHPVINRLIHK; this comes from the coding sequence ATGCTGATAGAACGCTCACCCAAAGCCAGAGAAATCATCCTCCACACCAGGCAGTTGCTGACCTCGGGTGGCTATAACAGCTTTAGCTATGCTGATATTGCTGAATTGGTTCAGATTCAAAAAGCCAGTATTCATCATCATTTCCCCAGTAAAGTTGAACTGGTGCAAGCTGTCGTTGCGGAATATCGCGAGGAGGCCAGAATGGGAATGGCGGCGTTGGAGCAGAACCTCAACGATCCTCTGCTGGAACTGCAGGCTTATATCGATTACTGGTCAGCCTGTATTAGTGAGGGAACGTCTCCTTTCTGTATTTGCGTCATGCTTTCGGTGGAACTGCCTAAGTTGCCGCGAGAAATATCTTCTGAAGTGAGCGGGCATTTCTCCGATCTGGCCGATTGGCTCACAGCGCTACTGCGTAAAGGGGAAATCAGCGGCATTTTTCAGCTTGATGAGGCGCCAGAGATCCAGGCCAAATCTGTGATGGCAACCGTTCATGGGGCGATGTTGGCCGCCAGAGCGCTCGAAAACACAGCGTTATTCCAGGAGATTGTGCATCCAGTTATCAACAGACTTATTCATAAATAG
- the yeiL gene encoding transcriptional regulator YeiL, translated as MKEIHNEDLKRKLIENSDYTAKFSVEVMAETRLLHIMAGDYIVKEGEQPAYLFYLARGRAKLYATLANGRISLIDFFAAHCFIGELELIDQQHEPRAVQAIEECWCLALPVKPFRKRLLSDAIFLRHICISLTHKNYRNIVSLIRNQSFSLVNRLAAFILLTQNDDVYHEKHTQVAEYMGVSYRHLLYVIAQLTQEGLLTKARSGYIIKNKSALIELAREMEAEGALP; from the coding sequence ATGAAAGAAATCCATAATGAAGATCTGAAGAGGAAATTAATTGAAAATTCAGACTATACAGCGAAATTTTCTGTTGAGGTGATGGCGGAAACCCGACTGCTTCATATCATGGCCGGTGATTATATCGTGAAAGAAGGTGAGCAACCGGCATACCTGTTTTATCTTGCAAGAGGCAGGGCGAAACTGTATGCGACATTAGCCAATGGACGAATATCATTAATTGATTTCTTTGCAGCGCATTGTTTTATCGGGGAGCTTGAACTCATCGATCAGCAGCATGAACCGCGTGCCGTTCAGGCGATAGAGGAGTGCTGGTGTCTGGCGTTACCCGTTAAACCTTTCCGGAAAAGGCTGTTAAGTGATGCTATTTTTTTACGTCATATTTGTATTAGCTTAACGCATAAAAATTATCGGAATATTGTGTCACTCATCAGAAATCAATCCTTCTCGTTGGTTAACCGGCTGGCAGCTTTTATCCTATTGACGCAGAATGATGATGTTTATCACGAAAAGCATACGCAGGTTGCAGAATATATGGGGGTGTCATATCGCCATCTCTTATATGTCATTGCGCAACTGACGCAGGAGGGGTTATTAACTAAAGCCAGGTCTGGTTATATTATCAAAAATAAAAGTGCGCTTATTGAATTAGCGCGTGAGATGGAAGCAGAGGGCGCGCTGCCTTGA
- a CDS encoding nuclear transport factor 2 family protein, with translation MTEITTQKLEQRLQIIEDKLAIYELIASHPPSADTGLAEYTAAVYMEEGTFNRGEELDGAKGVDAIAAFILRPAHEEAIKSGLAHFTGLPLIDLRGNKAIVTSYLQLLQLDKQGEPREMANHGYSTGYRIHRVVVNRWELERHEGRWKIHSRTLLPVDGTDAPRELLARGLSDVLKATR, from the coding sequence ATGACTGAAATAACTACCCAAAAATTAGAACAGCGACTGCAAATCATTGAGGATAAATTAGCAATATATGAGCTGATTGCTTCCCATCCGCCCAGCGCAGATACCGGTCTTGCCGAATATACCGCTGCTGTTTATATGGAGGAGGGCACTTTTAATCGTGGTGAGGAACTGGATGGGGCAAAAGGGGTCGATGCGATCGCTGCATTTATTCTCCGACCGGCACACGAGGAAGCGATTAAAAGTGGGCTTGCGCATTTTACTGGATTACCGCTGATTGATTTGCGCGGCAACAAAGCCATAGTGACCTCCTATTTACAGCTGTTGCAGCTGGATAAACAGGGTGAGCCGCGTGAAATGGCCAATCATGGTTACTCAACCGGCTATCGCATTCATCGGGTAGTGGTTAATCGCTGGGAGTTAGAACGTCATGAAGGGCGCTGGAAAATTCATAGCAGAACCCTTCTTCCAGTAGACGGCACAGATGCCCCTCGCGAGTTATTGGCGCGCGGTCTTTCCGATGTGCTTAAGGCGACACGTTAG
- the phoA gene encoding alkaline phosphatase gives MKSIPLFTVTLLTSLIATLAVADDANYSRAANGDITEHGGARRLTGDQTEALKASLINSTAKNVILLIGDGMGDSEITAARNQARGAGGFFPGLDALPLTGQYTHYSLDKKTHKPNYVTDSAASATAWATGTKSYNGAIGVDVNGKDQVTILELAKAAGKATGNVSTAELQDATPAALMAHVTSRKCYGPEKTSELCPGNALEQGGKGSITEQLLKTRPDVTLGGGAKSFNETAKAGEYQGKTLREQAQALGYQWIDNLQGMNAIQQADQSKPLLGLFADGNMPVRWQGPKASYHGNIDKPVVTCEVNKDRPASAPTLAQMTKKAITLLSTNDKGFFLQVEGASIDKQDHAANPCGQIGETVDLDEAVQEALAFAREHGDTLVVVTADHAHSSQIVENGTKAPGLTQAVNTKDGAVMTISYGNSEEDSQEHTGTQVRIAAYGPHAANVVGLTDQTDLFFTLKDAMGLK, from the coding sequence ATGAAATCCATACCTCTCTTTACGGTTACGCTGCTGACTTCTCTGATCGCGACGTTAGCAGTGGCAGATGATGCAAATTATTCACGCGCCGCCAACGGCGATATTACCGAGCACGGCGGCGCGCGTCGTCTCACTGGCGACCAGACCGAGGCGTTAAAAGCCTCATTAATCAATAGCACCGCGAAAAACGTGATTCTGCTGATTGGTGATGGCATGGGCGATTCGGAAATCACCGCCGCCCGCAACCAGGCGCGCGGCGCCGGCGGTTTCTTCCCCGGCCTGGATGCGTTGCCGCTCACCGGTCAATACACCCATTACTCGCTGGACAAGAAAACCCATAAACCCAATTACGTAACGGATTCTGCCGCGTCGGCTACCGCGTGGGCCACCGGCACCAAATCCTACAACGGCGCGATTGGCGTCGATGTTAATGGCAAAGATCAGGTGACGATTCTTGAGCTGGCGAAAGCCGCGGGTAAAGCCACCGGCAACGTGTCGACCGCTGAACTGCAGGATGCCACGCCAGCCGCCTTAATGGCGCACGTCACCTCGCGCAAATGCTACGGCCCGGAGAAAACCAGCGAGCTGTGCCCGGGCAACGCGCTGGAGCAGGGCGGCAAAGGATCGATTACTGAACAGCTGCTGAAAACCCGCCCAGATGTCACGCTGGGCGGCGGTGCGAAGTCCTTTAATGAAACCGCCAAAGCCGGCGAGTATCAGGGCAAAACCCTGCGTGAACAGGCGCAGGCGCTGGGCTATCAGTGGATTGATAATCTGCAGGGCATGAATGCCATTCAGCAGGCCGATCAGAGCAAACCGCTTCTGGGCCTGTTTGCGGATGGCAATATGCCGGTGCGTTGGCAGGGACCGAAAGCCAGCTATCACGGCAACATTGATAAGCCGGTAGTGACCTGTGAAGTCAATAAAGATCGTCCGGCTTCAGCACCGACGCTGGCGCAGATGACTAAAAAGGCCATTACTCTGCTGAGCACCAACGACAAAGGTTTCTTCCTGCAGGTGGAAGGGGCATCGATTGATAAGCAGGATCACGCGGCGAACCCGTGCGGTCAGATTGGTGAAACCGTGGATCTGGATGAAGCGGTACAGGAAGCGCTAGCGTTTGCGCGCGAGCATGGCGATACGCTGGTGGTGGTGACCGCCGATCACGCCCACAGCAGCCAGATCGTTGAAAACGGCACCAAAGCACCGGGCCTGACGCAAGCGGTGAATACCAAAGATGGCGCGGTGATGACCATCAGCTACGGTAATTCAGAAGAGGATTCGCAGGAGCATACCGGCACGCAGGTGCGCATCGCGGCGTACGGTCCGCATGCGGCGAATGTGGTGGGATTAACCGACCAGACCGATCTGTTCTTTACCCTGAAGGACGCGATGGGACTTAAGTAA